Proteins encoded together in one Terriglobus saanensis SP1PR4 window:
- a CDS encoding S8 family peptidase, translating to MMSFRMNRGCKRTVLTILLALLFNLMPSAKAQIADSALKQIQEIGALKRSFTSAERKMSFNLVLISRAARNELPEDLKGLIDTKTFDSSGKTIVEVEGYMTPSLLSNSAMAGVDKIDGQVPQANIASGRIRARVLSSQLLQLAGQRDVVSLHEPERYTTNVGSLTSQGYVSHGANKAIALGVTGAGVRVGVLSDSASAAGVSALIASGDLPADTTVLPGQQGSGEDEGTAMMEIVHDMAPDAKLFFATADPSQAQFAANIRSLRFTYHCDIIVDDVTYFAEGAFQDGTVAQAVNDVTTDGALYFSAAANSGNLTSGTSGTWEGDFLAGPPGSGALTGAGTLHNFQTGGSPIYYDALTAVSTFISLKWSDPLGGSANDYDLYLLNAAGTSVVAASAASQTGTQDPLEAISGNFTAGERIVVILFDGVQRALRVDTNRGVVAIQTDGSTYGHNAAANTITMAATYWNSAHTGPKLFVGGSANPIETFSSDGPRKIFYTPAGAAITAGNFLFSTNGGTTLQKPDATAADGVTVKTPGFNPFYGTSAAAPHAAGIAALVKSANLNLTNLQIRQILTSTTLDNMAAGVDRDSGYGILMALPAVQAAQAIH from the coding sequence ATGATGTCATTCCGCATGAACCGTGGCTGCAAAAGAACGGTCCTAACGATACTGCTTGCTCTTCTTTTCAATCTGATGCCGTCGGCCAAGGCACAGATAGCGGATTCTGCCCTGAAGCAGATCCAAGAGATCGGTGCGCTCAAGCGGAGCTTTACGTCTGCCGAGCGCAAGATGTCTTTCAACCTCGTGCTCATTTCGAGAGCTGCGCGAAATGAACTTCCAGAAGACCTCAAGGGGCTCATCGATACGAAGACCTTCGACAGCTCGGGCAAGACGATTGTTGAGGTCGAAGGCTACATGACTCCCTCTCTTCTCTCAAACTCCGCCATGGCAGGAGTCGACAAGATTGACGGCCAGGTGCCCCAGGCGAACATCGCCTCTGGCAGAATCCGCGCACGCGTGTTGTCTAGTCAGCTGCTTCAATTAGCCGGCCAACGGGATGTTGTCTCTCTTCATGAGCCCGAACGATACACCACCAATGTGGGTTCGCTCACATCCCAGGGGTACGTCTCTCACGGGGCAAACAAAGCAATCGCATTAGGAGTCACCGGGGCGGGCGTTCGAGTAGGAGTCCTCTCGGACAGTGCGAGCGCCGCAGGCGTCAGCGCTTTGATCGCCAGTGGCGATCTTCCTGCAGACACCACTGTTCTTCCAGGTCAGCAGGGCAGCGGCGAAGATGAAGGAACGGCCATGATGGAAATCGTTCACGACATGGCTCCCGACGCAAAACTCTTCTTCGCCACTGCCGATCCGTCTCAGGCGCAGTTCGCCGCGAATATCCGGAGTCTCCGCTTTACGTATCACTGCGACATCATTGTGGATGACGTGACTTACTTCGCTGAAGGCGCTTTTCAGGATGGCACCGTAGCGCAAGCCGTCAACGACGTCACTACGGACGGCGCACTGTATTTTTCCGCTGCGGCTAACTCCGGCAACCTGACCTCGGGCACCTCCGGAACCTGGGAGGGAGATTTTCTGGCGGGACCGCCCGGAAGCGGCGCGCTTACCGGCGCAGGAACGCTCCATAACTTCCAGACTGGTGGGAGCCCCATCTACTACGATGCGCTCACGGCGGTTTCGACTTTCATCAGTTTGAAGTGGTCAGATCCTTTGGGCGGCTCCGCCAACGATTACGATCTATATCTTCTCAACGCGGCAGGCACCAGCGTCGTGGCCGCTTCAGCCGCTTCGCAAACCGGCACTCAGGATCCACTCGAGGCAATCTCTGGTAATTTCACCGCCGGAGAGCGCATCGTGGTGATCCTCTTTGACGGAGTCCAGCGAGCTCTACGAGTGGATACCAACCGCGGAGTCGTTGCTATCCAAACCGATGGCTCGACGTACGGTCATAACGCGGCGGCCAATACGATTACCATGGCGGCGACCTATTGGAATAGCGCTCATACCGGCCCCAAACTCTTCGTCGGCGGAAGCGCGAATCCCATCGAGACGTTCAGTTCGGATGGGCCACGCAAAATCTTTTACACGCCTGCAGGTGCAGCTATTACAGCGGGCAACTTTCTCTTCTCCACAAATGGTGGGACAACGTTGCAAAAACCGGATGCTACAGCCGCCGACGGCGTCACCGTGAAGACGCCGGGCTTCAATCCGTTCTACGGAACCTCCGCTGCAGCACCTCATGCTGCCGGCATTGCCGCCCTGGTCAAATCGGCGAATCTGAACCTGACGAATCTTCAGATACGCCAGATTCTTACCAGTACCACGTTAGATAACATGGCAGCCGGAGTTGATCGAGACAGCGGATACGGAATTCTCATGGCCCTACCCGCCGTGCAGGCCGCTCAGGCAATCCATTAG
- a CDS encoding PEP-CTERM sorting domain-containing protein translates to MKRPYLVLSACFVLLLTLSAGAESISSFTTSVTSADSTQLGRPSRNGIPQDWTGTETYPGVINPTITYYFQAISFSTSLFTGAPDVEITSFDPNGSTNTFISAYAGSYDPNNRTANWLGDGGFSGNVQTGTGGDFQVILPVGMDLILVINSTLGGTAGLNSPIQINVDAFADTMYDDPVTTVTPEPATLLTLGTGLFALAAVARRRLRFGI, encoded by the coding sequence ATGAAGCGTCCTTATCTCGTCCTCTCTGCCTGCTTTGTTTTGCTTCTCACCTTGAGTGCCGGGGCAGAGAGCATTAGCTCTTTCACGACATCCGTCACAAGCGCAGATTCTACCCAGCTTGGACGGCCTTCTCGCAACGGCATTCCCCAGGACTGGACAGGCACCGAGACTTACCCCGGTGTTATCAATCCGACCATTACCTATTACTTTCAGGCGATCTCCTTCTCGACATCGCTTTTTACCGGAGCGCCGGACGTTGAAATCACGTCCTTCGATCCCAACGGCAGCACTAATACCTTTATCTCGGCCTACGCGGGCAGCTATGACCCCAACAATCGCACCGCCAACTGGCTTGGAGACGGTGGTTTCAGCGGGAACGTACAAACAGGCACCGGAGGAGATTTCCAGGTGATTCTACCCGTGGGGATGGATCTTATCCTCGTGATCAACTCCACTCTTGGTGGCACGGCTGGTCTGAATTCGCCCATCCAGATCAATGTTGATGCTTTCGCCGACACAATGTATGACGATCCGGTAACTACAGTCACCCCGGAACCCGCCACCTTACTCACTCTCGGCACCGGCCTATTCGCTCTTGCAGCGGTCGCTCGTCGCAGATTGCGGTTCGGGATTTAA
- a CDS encoding TolC family protein: protein MQRNRTNQTAHKNLLAAIVCAAGLFTIPLSGRAQEASQISLTLPQAIDLALKQNRTLRLAGLSIDDMEHKKEVTRSAYFPHISNDSKVTHITELAGVEIPRGAFGVPSATGAIPAKTLFIDQGAATSYTSGTQLTQPLTQMFKIHESNRAATADIDTAKLQFTEAENGIALKVRKLYFDLLVAQLKLQAASSEVTASELKSRENMDAVEKGRALDVAILEGRANVLEAKQTVLTQSLAIHTLVLSFDDLLGLPLSAKPQLDPDTSIQPLSVPSREDCLHIAREQSPAILIARQAVLKAKAGLGAAKDAYIPDVTGLARYSYQSGVPLLVHNFGTFGFNLTYDLFDGGRRNAEIKDARTLLAQAQTNLDKTLDEVDIEVESAYDRVEQSESLVRVIEEALGVRTEAARLADRQYEQSVSLASSQAEAHAKLASTKASLLEAMLSLSLAKGDLKRTIGQMPR, encoded by the coding sequence ATGCAACGCAATCGAACAAACCAAACCGCTCATAAGAACCTGCTGGCAGCCATCGTATGCGCTGCAGGTCTCTTCACGATTCCTTTGAGCGGGAGAGCGCAAGAGGCATCACAGATCTCTTTGACTTTGCCACAGGCGATTGATCTAGCGTTGAAGCAGAATCGTACCCTCCGACTCGCCGGACTTTCGATCGATGATATGGAACATAAGAAGGAAGTGACGCGCTCAGCGTATTTCCCTCACATCTCGAATGATTCCAAAGTAACTCATATCACAGAACTTGCCGGGGTAGAGATTCCACGTGGTGCGTTCGGTGTTCCCTCTGCGACTGGCGCGATTCCTGCGAAAACATTGTTCATCGATCAAGGCGCAGCCACGTCGTATACGAGTGGCACACAACTGACACAGCCACTGACACAGATGTTCAAGATTCATGAATCGAACCGCGCAGCGACAGCCGATATCGACACGGCGAAGCTCCAGTTCACGGAAGCGGAAAACGGCATCGCGCTCAAGGTTCGGAAGCTCTACTTCGACCTTCTGGTCGCTCAACTCAAGCTACAGGCTGCGAGTAGTGAAGTGACTGCCAGCGAACTGAAGAGTCGCGAGAATATGGACGCCGTAGAAAAGGGGCGCGCACTCGATGTCGCAATTCTGGAAGGACGAGCCAACGTCCTTGAAGCGAAGCAAACGGTACTCACACAGAGTCTGGCCATACATACCCTGGTGCTTTCTTTCGACGATCTTCTGGGGCTACCCTTAAGCGCAAAGCCACAACTTGATCCGGATACCTCGATCCAGCCGCTTTCGGTCCCGAGTCGTGAAGATTGCCTTCACATCGCACGGGAACAGAGCCCTGCCATCCTGATCGCGCGACAGGCCGTCCTGAAAGCGAAGGCAGGACTGGGCGCGGCCAAGGATGCTTATATTCCGGATGTCACCGGTCTCGCGCGTTACAGCTACCAGAGCGGTGTACCTCTGCTCGTCCATAACTTCGGCACATTTGGTTTCAACCTGACTTATGACCTCTTTGACGGAGGACGTAGAAACGCCGAGATCAAAGATGCCAGAACGCTGCTCGCTCAGGCTCAGACAAATCTGGACAAGACGTTGGATGAGGTAGACATCGAGGTAGAGTCTGCATACGACAGAGTAGAACAGTCTGAGAGCCTGGTGAGGGTTATTGAAGAGGCATTGGGTGTGCGCACCGAGGCTGCTCGTCTTGCTGACCGGCAGTATGAGCAAAGTGTCTCCCTTGCTTCGTCTCAGGCCGAGGCCCATGCCAAACTTGCGTCGACCAAGGCTTCCCTTCTGGAAGCCATGCTCAGCCTTTCGCTCGCCAAGGGAGACCTCAAGCGGACGATCGGCCAAATGCCACGTTAG
- a CDS encoding MFS transporter — MSALPVSTPTPSESTSHVSTHPLLGVLGVLFGAMIATCTGRLISVGLADLRGALHLGTDEASWIGTAFNASLMFIGPFSVYLGGLLGSRRVLLACAAIFTVISLLLPFASSLPVLIVLLILAGLTAGTFYPLTLSFVLRNLPPKYVLFGIGAYAVDILFTTNFATSLEPWYIDHLSWRWVFWNSAVLTPIMMVLIYFGIPWQPLPQPKEGQPKPSWRGFLYASFGFSLLYIALDQGQRLDWLNSGTIVSLVISGLFLLLVTVVRRLRMPNPLVHFAFLARRNTLLLGGVLIFFRFIMLTTVLIIPSYLGSVKGYLPLQTGPVLLWVALPQCLFGILAVYLVQYIDARLILTAGFALVAIACMMNAGLSSAWSGSNFWPSQLVMAIGFALSFNAMVGAIILEVLSSGALTRPIDVLTFAGYFQTVRLLGGEAGTAFMQHFIPVREQFHSNMLGLGVQWGLLPTDQRLLGLSAGVASRTTGAANAAGRAAEILALQVRQQAFTLAITDAFILVAWSTIGCLLLVACMTQVPLQYRQVVSTPSLPA; from the coding sequence GTGAGCGCTCTTCCTGTCTCCACTCCTACCCCCTCGGAGAGCACCTCCCACGTTTCAACCCATCCACTCCTGGGGGTTCTCGGTGTGCTCTTCGGAGCGATGATCGCTACTTGCACAGGACGACTCATCAGCGTCGGCTTGGCGGACCTGCGCGGCGCACTTCACCTCGGGACAGATGAAGCATCGTGGATAGGTACAGCATTTAATGCATCTCTGATGTTCATCGGCCCCTTCTCTGTTTATCTTGGTGGTCTGCTTGGATCCAGGCGGGTGCTTCTCGCCTGTGCTGCAATCTTTACCGTCATCAGCCTGCTTTTACCGTTCGCCAGCAGCCTTCCTGTTCTGATCGTTTTGCTTATCCTGGCAGGTCTCACTGCCGGCACGTTCTACCCTCTGACGCTCTCCTTCGTCCTGCGTAATCTTCCCCCGAAGTATGTTCTCTTCGGCATCGGCGCATATGCAGTAGACATCCTTTTCACTACCAACTTCGCCACCTCTCTGGAACCTTGGTATATCGACCATCTCTCGTGGCGATGGGTGTTCTGGAACAGCGCCGTGCTCACACCCATCATGATGGTTCTGATCTACTTCGGCATTCCGTGGCAGCCTTTACCGCAGCCAAAGGAAGGTCAGCCGAAGCCAAGCTGGCGAGGCTTCCTCTATGCGAGCTTCGGATTTTCATTGCTCTATATCGCCCTCGATCAGGGGCAACGGCTCGACTGGTTGAACTCCGGAACAATCGTCAGCCTCGTCATCTCGGGTCTCTTTCTCCTGTTGGTAACGGTAGTTCGCAGACTACGCATGCCCAACCCGCTTGTGCACTTTGCCTTCCTTGCGAGGCGTAACACCCTCTTACTGGGTGGCGTACTGATCTTCTTCCGCTTCATCATGCTGACTACCGTCCTGATTATTCCCAGTTATCTTGGCTCCGTTAAAGGCTACCTGCCCCTGCAGACCGGACCCGTGCTGCTTTGGGTCGCTCTTCCCCAGTGCCTTTTCGGCATCCTTGCCGTCTACCTCGTCCAGTACATCGACGCAAGGCTCATTCTTACCGCAGGGTTCGCACTGGTCGCGATCGCATGCATGATGAATGCGGGCTTGTCCTCTGCCTGGTCGGGAAGCAATTTCTGGCCGTCACAATTGGTGATGGCTATCGGGTTCGCACTTTCCTTCAACGCAATGGTGGGCGCGATCATACTCGAAGTTCTTAGCTCCGGCGCTCTCACACGGCCAATCGACGTGTTGACCTTTGCCGGTTACTTTCAAACGGTGCGCCTCCTGGGTGGAGAGGCAGGCACTGCCTTTATGCAGCACTTTATTCCCGTGCGAGAACAGTTCCATTCCAACATGCTGGGGCTGGGTGTTCAGTGGGGACTTCTGCCAACGGACCAGCGACTCCTTGGACTAAGCGCAGGCGTGGCCAGCCGCACCACGGGTGCGGCGAATGCAGCTGGGAGAGCCGCAGAGATACTGGCTCTACAAGTCCGACAGCAGGCCTTCACCTTGGCTATCACCGATGCTTTCATACTCGTCGCGTGGTCGACGATAGGCTGCCTGCTTCTTGTCGCATGCATGACGCAAGTGCCTTTGCAATATCGGCAGGTCGTCTCAACACCCTCTCTCCCTGCTTAA
- a CDS encoding HlyD family secretion protein, whose protein sequence is MSKRAIIIPVLVLGTAAALLFTIKGHWTSWQGGSAEQRTDDAYVRADMTPMSTRISGTVKKVDVEDYEAVVPGQTLVELDDADYRATLAQTEAALAGSQAALANNQATKQIQDAKVQNAEAMVQQAAAAMAAAQAGVDSVQPDVTRSDLERTRQQALLDARATTHQQYELAIADATRFSGLLASRQADLQRAQAALSSSRTLVEAEKRQRVALNTQDALYQADIRAKQAGIVVAQVNLGYTHIAAPTGGVVGERHVQVGQLVAPGMQVIDLVQGGVWIQANFKETQLTNMRRGDDADIRVDTFPDAVLHGKVVEIAPASGSQFALLPPDNATGNFTKVVQRIPVKIKLDPGHTLPAGLRPGFSVIVTVHTSAHARSEVQKP, encoded by the coding sequence ATGTCGAAGCGAGCGATCATCATTCCCGTCCTGGTTCTGGGGACCGCTGCGGCGCTCCTGTTCACCATCAAGGGCCACTGGACGAGTTGGCAGGGCGGAAGCGCGGAGCAGCGAACGGACGACGCATACGTGCGGGCAGACATGACACCGATGAGCACCCGCATCTCGGGAACCGTCAAGAAGGTCGACGTCGAGGATTATGAGGCGGTAGTGCCTGGCCAAACGCTCGTCGAACTTGACGATGCGGACTACCGGGCAACGCTGGCGCAAACAGAAGCAGCGCTCGCAGGATCGCAGGCGGCATTGGCGAACAATCAGGCCACCAAACAGATTCAGGACGCGAAAGTGCAGAACGCAGAAGCCATGGTGCAGCAAGCTGCTGCTGCGATGGCAGCGGCCCAGGCGGGCGTAGACTCTGTCCAACCAGATGTGACGCGTAGCGACCTGGAACGGACACGCCAGCAAGCACTACTGGATGCAAGAGCAACCACTCATCAGCAATACGAACTTGCGATCGCGGATGCTACCCGCTTTAGCGGTCTGCTTGCAAGCCGCCAGGCTGACCTTCAGCGTGCCCAGGCTGCCCTATCGAGTAGCCGTACGCTCGTAGAAGCCGAGAAGCGGCAGCGTGTCGCGCTCAACACACAAGACGCTCTATACCAGGCCGACATACGGGCCAAGCAGGCAGGCATCGTGGTTGCCCAGGTGAATCTCGGCTATACGCACATCGCGGCCCCAACTGGGGGGGTAGTCGGTGAGCGTCATGTACAGGTAGGCCAGTTGGTGGCTCCCGGAATGCAAGTGATCGATCTAGTGCAGGGCGGCGTTTGGATTCAAGCGAACTTCAAAGAGACCCAACTGACCAATATGCGGCGAGGTGATGACGCCGACATCCGAGTCGACACGTTTCCAGATGCTGTCCTCCACGGAAAGGTGGTAGAGATTGCACCGGCAAGCGGTTCGCAGTTCGCCCTGTTGCCGCCCGACAACGCCACCGGCAACTTCACCAAGGTCGTCCAGAGAATTCCAGTCAAGATCAAGCTCGATCCGGGACACACGTTACCCGCAGGACTTCGGCCAGGCTTCTCCGTCATTGTGACGGTCCACACCTCGGCTCACGCGAGATCCGAGGTGCAAAAACCGTGA
- a CDS encoding universal stress protein, whose amino-acid sequence MFRKIAVAYNESAEAQRALASAIQLARSVNAELETITVMAELPSYTTFASAADPALPQVLKTDRIEFYDDLQERARVLARHNGLELQSHLVEGSAVDGIVKLLRAHKADLLVVGLHQRDLFIARLWSTVYELAQEAPCSVLGVH is encoded by the coding sequence ATGTTCAGGAAGATCGCGGTTGCGTACAACGAGTCCGCAGAAGCACAACGAGCACTAGCTTCCGCCATTCAGCTAGCCAGGAGCGTGAACGCGGAGCTGGAGACGATCACGGTCATGGCAGAGCTTCCCTCGTACACGACGTTTGCCAGTGCAGCCGACCCCGCTCTACCCCAGGTTTTGAAGACAGACCGCATAGAGTTTTACGACGACCTGCAGGAAAGAGCGCGCGTATTAGCTCGTCACAACGGTCTCGAATTGCAATCCCATCTTGTCGAAGGCTCCGCCGTGGATGGAATCGTGAAACTTTTACGAGCACACAAGGCGGACCTTCTGGTCGTCGGTCTTCATCAGCGCGATTTATTCATTGCCAGACTATGGAGCACTGTCTATGAGCTAGCCCAGGAAGCCCCATGCAGTGTGCTTGGAGTTCATTGA